The sequence below is a genomic window from Fibrobacter succinogenes.
CGCAGGTTTCCAACACTTTAAAATCGAAGGTCGCAGTCTTGGCAGCGCTCTCATTTTGGAATTTCTACTTTATTACATGACGAAGCCCGAGCACCAGCTCAAAGTTCGTGAAGAAATTTATCTGGACAGCACGTTAGATTTATTTTAAACGGAGATCAAATGAGTTCTACTATAACGGCAGCAATCATAATAATTACGTTATCTTCGTTTATCATAGCAAAGATTCTTAAAAAAATTGCAAAGAAAGCGTCCCCCAATTTGCTGTTTGCCATCGCAGATATCATCATCGGCCTTTTGATATTAGGCTTTGCCATCTATGACTTCAATACCGCCGAAGGAGAGTTCGCAGGAATCTTAGGCGAATTGGCGTTGCTGATTGGAGAACCGATTGTCGTTGTGCTTTTAATTATCGACGCCATTGTATGGTACAAGTCACGAAAGAAAAAACAACCGTCTTGTAAATGATTCAAAAATAGATCCGACAAAAGGTTGCTCCAATTAATTCCAAACATTCAAAAAAAATGAAGAAAAAATTTATGACCTTCTTGATTATCGCCGCCGCCATCATTTTGCTTTTGACAATTTGGTTCAACATTCCCTATTCGCCTGTCAAAACGCAGTTCCGCAATGATGTCGAGGCAAGGTTGCAAAGCGCCGCAACTCTCGCAAACGTAAACGCCGAAAAATCCGGCACACAAGCCCAAACGCTAGATTCCGCAAGTATCGCAAACCTCCCACCCCTCATTCAAAAATATTTGGAAACGAGCGGTTACATCGGTAGCCCAAAGCGCTCGCACTTGACCATGGAATACAAAGATGTCGATTTCGGCATGGGCGTAAACAAGCCGCGAATCAAAATCGATTACACGCATGTGGACTTTGCCGATTCACCTGAGAGGCTCGCATTTATCGACAGCAAAATGCTCGGCATTCCGTTCCAAGGCTACGATTACTACATGAACGGCAAAGGCGGCATGAAAGGCGTTCTCGCGAAACTCGTTACGCTATTCGACCAGACCGGCCCTACAATGGACAAGGCTTGCCTCATCACCTATCTCGCCGAAGCATTCTTTTTGCCAGAAGCCCTCTTGAAAGATTTCATCACGTTCAAGCAAGTTGACGACCACACCATCGAAGCGACAATCACAAACAAAGGCGTAACTGCAACCGGAATTTTCCATTTCAATGACGCTTACGAAATGACCTCGTTTACAACAAATGATCGTGGTCAAATTTCACCCGACGGAACCATCGAATACACCCCGTGGGAAGCCCAATGCGAGAACTATAAAACCTATTCCGATGGCATCAAACGCCCCACCGTTTTCCGCGCTGTATGGAAAAACAAAGACAGCGACTTCGTCTATTTCGATGGAGAAATCAGTAAAGTGAACGGAGCTATCCGTCCTTAAAAAGCTTCGTGCAATATTAAAACAAAAAAGCCCAGCGAAACTGGGCGATTAAAAAAACATTTAGGACATCAGCGTTGAGTTCGGCGCTTTTTGATTTCGTCCAAAGAAATTCGCGAAATGGCAGAAATATCTTCATCTGTCAATTTGGGGTTAGCAAACATAGCATCTATCATTTCATATCGAGTTTCAATCTTGGCTCCAGCCAAACGGCATTCAATTTCTTCTTTTGCAATCATTTCTCGCTCCAGTTCGGTTAGAGTAGTTTTATCCAGGTTCTCAATTCTGATGCGGTTCAAGGCTTCGTTGACGATTCCATTTCCAAAGTCAGGGAGCGGTTCACCCTCATGCGCGTGTTTAAGCACATAAAGCCAAGCGTCAACAGGATCTTTTACCTCGTCTGCGGTCTTATTGAACTTCGGCAGGCATACAATAATATACTTATTTTTAGGAAAAATCGTCTCGACGCTTCCACTATTCAACATTTCCTTGCTATAAATAGCCCATTCATCGATGTAATTTTTCATGCGATGCGGCAATTCAAAGTCGCAAATCCAAATGGATATAGTTTCAGGTATTTCATAACGCCGATACTCCTTCTCTTCTTTTGAGAGCGTTTTGAATTCTTCCGATTTTTCCATTTCATGCTTGCCTTTTATGATCAGGAATGCTTTGTACAATATAGTGCGGTCGATAAAGAAACTATGATCCGCCTTCTGCATTTCAATATTGAGGAAACGCTTAGAACCCGTAGTTGCGAACGCATCCAAGATGACCTTACGTTCTTCAGGAATCATAAACCGTAACGTATGTTCAAACGAATAGTTCAAATTCTTGATTTGGTCATCCCCCTTCAGCTGCAAGATTCCATCAACAAAATCCTTGATAGCGTCCTTGCTTGCGAACAAGCTCTTGAATCCCGTATCGGTTCTCGGATCTATATAGGTTTTTCCTTTCAAGGTTTCTGAAATAAATTGATTCATTGTTGTATCTCCGTTAATTTTGGAGGTCCTAATCTACAACGAAAAACTTTAAAAAAACAAAACTTTGCAAATTTTGCAACCAACCGTTAGCAAAATCGCTCATTTTGTCAACTATGGAATTACTTTGGCAAGAAAATATTTTCCACCATGCTTTTACAATGTCAAATTTAGACATTACAATATTATATATTCAATCAAAAGGATAATACAAAATGCAAAAGATATATTCAGAAAACGACTTTCCGCAGTCTTTGCGATGGCAAAACGTTGATAAGTTCTTAAAAAATTTTATGCACCGTCTTGTCAGCGAAACAGCGCCCAGCAACACAATCATTGATGAACACGGAAACAAAATTTTAAAAGTTTTCAGCCGCAAAAGATTTATCTGCTGGTACTCTCGCGTATTCGAAATCAACGAATTCTACCATACATACGGGACTCCCGGCATCTGGTTTCACGGATACTTGCCCCAAAACGATTTTGGCGAACCTGAATTTGATAGCGTCGAACCCGGCTACGGCTACTATGATTTTAGAATCAAGAGTTTAGAGCACTTTAAGCAGATTCTTGAAGCCATGATCAAAGCTGATGAGTATTTTGCCACAGTGGAATAAATAGAGCACAAAAGAATGAATTATGCATCAATGAACATTGCCAAAATTGAGCAACAAAAGATATATTCAAAAACAGGTCTTATAGGGGCTCTTTTTTAACAGTGTTGAAACAAAAAACACCCGCAGTTCGCCCTCTTGCACCGCAATAAGGCGGTAATATATATTTGAGGAAAAATACAAGCAGGCATCAACATCCATGAATCGCTACTTAAGCACCCTACTCAAGTTTACTTCAAAAGACGCTCATTACCCGCACCTTTGCGGAGTTCACTTTAACATTTCTAACGGGATCGCTTGTGCAACAGACGGTCGATCCGCACTTATGCTTTCTGCAACTTCAGATACAATCCGCAGTTTCTGCAACGAATTGGCAACAGAAAAAGGATTAAAAACATCCCTAGACAAAGTGACTATCATTAAACTGAAAAAAACTTGGTCCATAAATAACAATCCATACCCAAACTTATTCCAAATAATCCCCATAGGCCGCTACGAAGAGTGGAATGGTTTTGCTTTTTACAACAACATAGAGTTTGCCAAGAGGATAAAGAGCATCGCAAACCTATGTGGTTCATATCCAGATTTTTCAACAAGCCAAAAATCTCCTTACAAAGCCTTACAAAACTACTCTACAAAGAAAAAGGGAAACGAAACGATACACATACTCACCATCATCATGCCCTCCAACATTGAAGAGCACTTTTGGAAAGAAGACTTCGAAATAAAATACAGCAAAGTTTTGGGTTCAAACAAGCCGAATATGGAAGAAGTCGAGTATTGGAAAGAACTTCAAGCAAAATTCAAATAAAGGTAACTTTTGACACTTTGTGCCATTTGAATTTATTATATTCGGGAGCATGGTTAACACACAGAAAAAGATGAACGAGAAAGAAAAGAAAGCAGCAGCCAAGGCATTTGCAGAACGTTGGACTGATAAAGGATATGAAAAAGGTGAGTCTCAAAAATTCTGGATGGACTTACTTTCAAGCGTTTTTGGCATAGAGAACTTTGCAGAATTCATCTTTTTCGAAGAACAAGTCAAAGAACGTCTCCAAGATAAAACCATCACTAATTTTATAGACGCCTACATTCCTTCGACGCGCGTGATGATCGAACAAAAATCCAGCGACAAGGACTTGCGTAAGCCGATAAAGCAAAGTGACGGCCGATATTTAACGCCTTATCAGCAAGCAAAGAAGTATGTGGCAGATTTGCCGCTGAGCCAGCACCCCAAATGGATTGTCTCATGCAATTTTACGGAATTTCTGATATACGACATGGAGCATCCAAGCGGAGAACCCGAACAGATTTTATTGAAAAATTTGGGTAAAGAATACCACCGCCTAAATTTTTTGGTAGATGCACGCAGTGAAAACATCAAACGTGAAGTCGAAGTTTCTATCAAAGCCGGCGAAATCGTTGGAAAAATTTACGATGCATTATTGCCCGAATTTGGCAAAAACCCAACAGCAGCAGACCTTCACGCACTGAACGTCTTGTGCGTACGTCTCGTCTTTTGCCTTTACGCCGAAGATGCAGGAATTTTCAAAAAAGAGCAATTCTATAGTTATCTTAAGAGTTTCCGCGCCGAAAACATGCGCGTGGCTCTCCGTGAGCTTTTCCGTGTTCTTGATACAAAGCCCGAGAACCGCGACAGATTCATGGAAGAAAAGCTTGCTGATTTTCCATATGTAAATGGTTCGCTATTCCACGAAAAAGAAGGCGAAACAATCCCGCCCATTTCAGAAAAGACTGCCGAAATTATTTTGACACATGGAAGCTTAGACTTTGACTGGTCTGAAATCAGCCCCACGATTTTCGGTGCGGTTTTTGAAAGTACGTTGAACCCCGCAACCCGCAGAAGCGGAGGAATGCACTATACCAGCATCGAAAACATCCATAAAGTCATTGATCCCTTATTTTTGAATGATCTACGGGAAGAGCTCAACAGGATAGTGCCATCCACCACCAAGGCTCTCACCAAGCTGCAACAGCAAAAACTGCTCAATCTGCAAGACAAAATCGCCTCCCTGAAATTCCTCGACCCCGCCTGTGGATCTGGTAACTTCCTTACCGAAACCTACACAAGTCTCCGCAAACTGGAAAACCAAATTCTCATGTTACTCATGGCCGACAATATTGTGTTGGGCGAAATCGTGAACCCCGTAAAGGTAAACATCACGCAGTTCTACGGAATCGAAATCAACGACTTTGCGGTAAACGTGGCTAAGACAGCCCTCTGGATTGCTGAATCGCAAATGCTCAAGGAAACGGAAATTATTGTCCGACAGGATATTGAATTTCTCCCCCTCACCACCAATGCAACCATCGTCGAAGGCAACGCCCTAAAGATGGATTGGGAATATTTGCAAGAAAATAACACAGAACCAACGCTGTGGGCGGATAAAGTCAATGTTGTTTCTCCCAAAGATATTGATCCAAAGAAAATGATTCTTGCAGAACCAGGAAAACACTACGATGCTGTAACTGTTGTAACAGAAGACTTGCACATAGGAAAATCTGCAGAACAACCTCATAAGAAAAATCATTACGATTACTTGATCAGTAATCCCCCATTTGTAGGATACGGTTTACAAACCAAAGAACAAAAACAAGAAACTCTAGACATTTTCGTTGATAAAAAAGGCAAGTCCTACAGTTCAGCTGGCAAAATTGACTATGTTGCCAACTGGTATTTCAAAGCAGCAAAATTGATTCAAGGAACAAATACAAAATGCGCTTTCGTGTCAACAAATAGCATCACACAAGGTGAACAAGTTGCAGGCATTTGGAAACCACTTTTTGACAGGTTTAAGTTACAAATTGATTTTGCTTACCAAACATTCCGTTGGGACAGCGAATCCGAGCAAAAGGCACACGTTCATTGCGTAATTATAGGCTTTTCGGCAAACAACTCCTCTCAGCAACACCCCAAACGCATTTACCTTGCCAACGGAAAAATCAACGAGGCAAAGTCCATCAATCCCTATTTGATGGACGCACCTAACATTTTTGTTGAAAGCCGGAAAAATCCGTTGTGTAACGTTCCTTTAATGACTACAGGCAACCGTCCTGCCGATGGCGGGCACCTTATTATTGAAGCGAATGAATATGAAGATTTCATCAGCAAAGAACCCGATGCAAAGCCTTTCATCAAACGTCTTATCGGTTCTGAAGAGTTCATCAATAACAAACCACGTTACTGTTTATGGCTCGTCGATGCGACTCCTGCGCAAATCAAAGGGATGCGTGAAGTTTACAAGCGCGTTCAGGCTTGCAAACTTGACAGAGAAAATTCACCCGATGCAGGGCGACAGAAACTTGCGTTAAGACCGGCTCTTTTCCGAGAAACAAACAATCCTGAAAACTATATCATTGTACCTGCAACATCTTCAGAAAAAAGAACCTACATTCCGCTAGGTTTTTTAGGAAAAGAGTTTATTCCATCAAATGCAGCCGTAATTATCCCCGATGCAACACTTTATCACTTCGGTATACTCACCTCAAGTGTTCACATGGCATGGATGCGTACCGTTAGCGGTAAACTAGAAAGCCGTTACCGATATAGCAAAGATATCGTTTACAATAACTTTCCATGGTGCAATCCGACAGATGTACAAAAAGCAACAATTGAAAACACAGCACAAGCAATTCTTGACGTACGCGCAAAGTATCCTGACTGCAGTCTTGCCGATCTTTACGATGATTTGACAATGCCCACAGATCTTCGCAAAGCCCACTCAGACAACGATAAGGCCGTTATGGAGGCCTATGGATTCAACACCAAGATGACTGAAGCAGAAATCATAATAGAATTGCTCAAAAAATATCAAGAGCTTGTAGAAAAAACGCCTAAACAGAAATAATATTTAGGACGTCCATAATTCATTTTATACATTTTCTTTTTTTCCATCTTAAAGCACAATCACGATTGCGACAATCACTATCAAAATTACAGCAAGCGCGATTAAGACCATGCGCTTGGAAATTTTGCGGTATTTGTAAACGATGATTTTGTCACCAACTTTGGGCGTTTTGTAGGGTTCGCACAATGCGGAATCGTCTACGAAAAAGTTAAAGCCGTTGATTGAGGCGATGCCGAGTCTTTTGGCTTCGTTCCATTGCGTAACGACGGCGATGTCCGTCGGAATTATTCTTCTTTTTTTGATTATATGCAAAAAAAATTAGAAAAAAATTCTAATACATTTTTATATTAACAGCAACAATTGACTACCGAATGGAGCAAAAAAGAACTTATGTGTGAAGAAAATAAATCTTGCGAATGCAGCAACGATGACGTCGTTGCCATTACAAAAAATTGCGCTGAATCTTGGTTAAAAAGAATCCGTAATTTTGCAGGTTTCTTAGGAATGATCCTTCCTTGGATTGCATTAATCGGGGCAACAATTGTCTCCAAAGCGAATCCTACAATTATTCCAAAAGATTTTTGGTACACGTTGTCGATTTCTGCAACTTATTACTTAACCCCCGCAATGGCAGGCATTCTAACAACAGCATCAATCGTACTGATGTGCTACAAAGGCTACGATAAAAAAGACGAACTCGTCACGACGATTTCCGGCATTTTTGGATTGATGATTGTCTTATTTCCCTGCAAATGCTCCGTTGCTGAAAAGACTGTCGGCAACATCGTCGGATTTTTCCAATTGCCCATCAACATTTCAGACATCATCCACACGGCAGCGGCTGTCATATTCTTTTTGCTTTTGGCGATCAACAGTATGTTCCTATTCACTCTTGGCGAAAGCAACACGCGTCAAAAACACATCAGAAACTTTATTTATAAAGTCTGCGGAATCGGAATGTTCTGTACACTTCCTCTATTGATTATACCCTTTAATTTTCCTGCAAAAATATTCGTTATCGAAGCCATAGCACTCACTTTTTTCGGCATCAGTTGGCTTGTGAAAGGACAAATTTTCGGATTATTTGCCGACAAATAGCTTTATCTCATAGATACAAAAAAACAGCTGTTCTCTTTTAGAAAACAGCTGTTTTTTTTAAATGTAAAATCGCTCTAGTTTAGAAAGCGAAACCAAGGTACAGGTTGAATTCAACACCGACTCCATCGCCAAAGAAGAAATCGGCCGTATCATCATCATCAAGATCAGTACCTTCAAGAGTACAACGGCTATACCCAACACCAATATCCGAGCCAAATACGAAGCTACCGCTCATGAACTTATAACCAAAAGCTGCGGAGAAGGAAAGAATTTTCATTGTAACGCTAGACTTATCGTCCTTGTCTTCGCCGGAATAGTACGAATACTCAACAGAAGGTTGAACATACCAACCCTTGGGATGTTCACCGTTGAAATAACGACGGTAACCTTCCATAAGGCCAAATCCAAAGAGGCTAGCTCCATCTAAATCAGCCCAAAGAATGTTCGGACGAGAGATAATGGCATTTGCCGGAGAAAAACCGGTTTCAACAGTCACAAACACCCAAGGAATGTTAAATGCAGCCAAAACGGTCAAAGAAAGCGGATGAAGAGAAACAGAGAACATCTTGTCTTCATTTTTTGCAGCAGGTGCACTTACCGGAGCCTGAACGCTAGACGTATTAGCGGATTCCCATTGGCTAGCAGACTGATTTTGCGTGAAAGCATCTTCTTGTGCAAACACAAGGCTTGCTACCATAAGAGAAGTCATAAAAATTTTTTTAAACATAGATTATCTCCTTTTTTTAAATTTGCACGCAAAAATAAAGAAAAACTTTTTATTCGTCAATAAATTTCTTACTTCTTTTCTTTTGTCTTAACTTTTTTTTTCTAAATTTCTCTTTTTTTTGCTTTTTTTACCACAAAAAAACAAATTCACTTTAAAGTAAATTTTTAATTACAAACGTTATTATTCAATATTTATTCTAATTCCACTTTAATTTCGACACCAGGAACCCATGCTTTAGGGGCATTCAAAATGGGTGAAAGCAACTTACGAACGACAGCAAGATTTTGCGTTTTTACATAGAGCTTAACCCAGAACACATTTTGCACTTTCGGCACAAACGCATCAACCGGTCCAAGAACCATCAGCGCAGATTCTTTGCGCAAAATACTTTCAAGTCGATTCACCGTATCGCGAAGTAAATTTTCATCACGGGAACCGCAACTGATTTCGACCAATTTGCAGAACGGCGGATAAAAAGCTATCTGACGATTTGACGATTCCAAATTGGCAAAACCATCAAAGTCATGGCGAATTGCAAATTGCATCACGGGTTCTGTTGGATTAAGCGTTTGGATAAATACGCGGCCACCGCCACCTGCACGCCCCGCGCGGCCTGCTGTTTGGCTCAACAGCTGGTAAAGTTTTTCACTCGAACGAAAATCAGGAATCCCTAATCCAGAATCTGCACCGACAACGCCAACAAGTTTCACACCTGGAAAATCATGGCCCTTCGCAACCATTTGTGTTCCAAGCAAAATATTGTATTCACGATTCCTAAACGATGTCAATATTTTTTCGACTGCGCCCACATTCTGCGTTGTATCGCGATCCATGCGGATCACTTTTGCATCGGCCACCCATTCTTGAATTTCTTCTTCGAGTTTTTCGATGGCACCGCCAACAAATTCATACGTTTCGGCACCACATGATGGGCACGGAGTATTCACCGGATAAAGCGCTGCGCAGTAATGGCACATCAATGCATTGTACTGCTTATGATACACCAGCGGAATATGGCAATGCTTGCAATAAAGCGTTTCGCCACATTTTGAACAAACTCTAATTTTTGAATAACCACGGCGATTCATGAGAATAATCGCCTGGTCGCCATTTGCAATACAATCCGAAAGCGCTTCACGCAAAGTTGGCGACATGAGCACGCCTTTTTGCTGGTGCACCTTTCCCATATCAACAATCGTCACTTCGGGGAGCGGTGCTGCCGTCGCACGATTCTTGAGAGTCAAGAGTTTAAGGTTTCCCGCTTTGGCATTGCGGAATGTTTCGAGGCAAGGTGTTGCACTGCCAAGCACAACAAGCGCTCCATGCTTTTGTGCCAAATGGAATGCCAAGTCGCGCGTATGATAACGCGGAGCCGGGTCCTGTTGCTTAAACGAAGAATCATGTTCCTCATCTAAAATAACAACGTCAAATTCAAACGGCGATAAAATAGCACTGCGCGTTCCAAGCACAACTTTAGCAGATCCATCAAGAACAGCCAAATAGCCCGCTCTTTTTTGCGGAGCCGAAAGCGCAGAATGCAACACCACCACAGGAACTTTCAAAAAATCTTCAAACCGAGAAGCTGTCTGCGGGGTAAGCCCAATTTCGGGAACGAGAATGAGCACACGTTTATTTCGTTTGAGAGCTTCGCGCACCAATTCCTGATAAACTCTCGTTTTACCACTACCGGTCACACCATGCAAGAGCGTTCCACGAAAACCGTCTTTATCC
It includes:
- a CDS encoding DUF6544 family protein, with product MKKKFMTFLIIAAAIILLLTIWFNIPYSPVKTQFRNDVEARLQSAATLANVNAEKSGTQAQTLDSASIANLPPLIQKYLETSGYIGSPKRSHLTMEYKDVDFGMGVNKPRIKIDYTHVDFADSPERLAFIDSKMLGIPFQGYDYYMNGKGGMKGVLAKLVTLFDQTGPTMDKACLITYLAEAFFLPEALLKDFITFKQVDDHTIEATITNKGVTATGIFHFNDAYEMTSFTTNDRGQISPDGTIEYTPWEAQCENYKTYSDGIKRPTVFRAVWKNKDSDFVYFDGEISKVNGAIRP
- a CDS encoding PD-(D/E)XK nuclease family transposase — translated: MNQFISETLKGKTYIDPRTDTGFKSLFASKDAIKDFVDGILQLKGDDQIKNLNYSFEHTLRFMIPEERKVILDAFATTGSKRFLNIEMQKADHSFFIDRTILYKAFLIIKGKHEMEKSEEFKTLSKEEKEYRRYEIPETISIWICDFELPHRMKNYIDEWAIYSKEMLNSGSVETIFPKNKYIIVCLPKFNKTADEVKDPVDAWLYVLKHAHEGEPLPDFGNGIVNEALNRIRIENLDKTTLTELEREMIAKEEIECRLAGAKIETRYEMIDAMFANPKLTDEDISAISRISLDEIKKRRTQR
- a CDS encoding DNA methyltransferase translates to MVNTQKKMNEKEKKAAAKAFAERWTDKGYEKGESQKFWMDLLSSVFGIENFAEFIFFEEQVKERLQDKTITNFIDAYIPSTRVMIEQKSSDKDLRKPIKQSDGRYLTPYQQAKKYVADLPLSQHPKWIVSCNFTEFLIYDMEHPSGEPEQILLKNLGKEYHRLNFLVDARSENIKREVEVSIKAGEIVGKIYDALLPEFGKNPTAADLHALNVLCVRLVFCLYAEDAGIFKKEQFYSYLKSFRAENMRVALRELFRVLDTKPENRDRFMEEKLADFPYVNGSLFHEKEGETIPPISEKTAEIILTHGSLDFDWSEISPTIFGAVFESTLNPATRRSGGMHYTSIENIHKVIDPLFLNDLREELNRIVPSTTKALTKLQQQKLLNLQDKIASLKFLDPACGSGNFLTETYTSLRKLENQILMLLMADNIVLGEIVNPVKVNITQFYGIEINDFAVNVAKTALWIAESQMLKETEIIVRQDIEFLPLTTNATIVEGNALKMDWEYLQENNTEPTLWADKVNVVSPKDIDPKKMILAEPGKHYDAVTVVTEDLHIGKSAEQPHKKNHYDYLISNPPFVGYGLQTKEQKQETLDIFVDKKGKSYSSAGKIDYVANWYFKAAKLIQGTNTKCAFVSTNSITQGEQVAGIWKPLFDRFKLQIDFAYQTFRWDSESEQKAHVHCVIIGFSANNSSQQHPKRIYLANGKINEAKSINPYLMDAPNIFVESRKNPLCNVPLMTTGNRPADGGHLIIEANEYEDFISKEPDAKPFIKRLIGSEEFINNKPRYCLWLVDATPAQIKGMREVYKRVQACKLDRENSPDAGRQKLALRPALFRETNNPENYIIVPATSSEKRTYIPLGFLGKEFIPSNAAVIIPDATLYHFGILTSSVHMAWMRTVSGKLESRYRYSKDIVYNNFPWCNPTDVQKATIENTAQAILDVRAKYPDCSLADLYDDLTMPTDLRKAHSDNDKAVMEAYGFNTKMTEAEIIIELLKKYQELVEKTPKQK
- a CDS encoding outer membrane beta-barrel protein, translated to MFKKIFMTSLMVASLVFAQEDAFTQNQSASQWESANTSSVQAPVSAPAAKNEDKMFSVSLHPLSLTVLAAFNIPWVFVTVETGFSPANAIISRPNILWADLDGASLFGFGLMEGYRRYFNGEHPKGWYVQPSVEYSYYSGEDKDDKSSVTMKILSFSAAFGYKFMSGSFVFGSDIGVGYSRCTLEGTDLDDDDTADFFFGDGVGVEFNLYLGFAF
- the priA gene encoding primosomal protein N'; its protein translation is MAKRIPKTSAPEMVKERCDAALVSHFCEVYIPLSPSVFTYGVPEGASIVRGSVVWVQLARRKPTLALVSRVHSEKPNFDVRYACPHESGYVFTERYMESLEWIAKYYVSTPMRALNVFWPADFDKFLDALCAQKKAEPRGEALPDRFEMQVGSDLPPLTDEQQTALASLVEDLDKDGFRGTLLHGVTGSGKTRVYQELVREALKRNKRVLILVPEIGLTPQTASRFEDFLKVPVVVLHSALSAPQKRAGYLAVLDGSAKVVLGTRSAILSPFEFDVVILDEEHDSSFKQQDPAPRYHTRDLAFHLAQKHGALVVLGSATPCLETFRNAKAGNLKLLTLKNRATAAPLPEVTIVDMGKVHQQKGVLMSPTLREALSDCIANGDQAIILMNRRGYSKIRVCSKCGETLYCKHCHIPLVYHKQYNALMCHYCAALYPVNTPCPSCGAETYEFVGGAIEKLEEEIQEWVADAKVIRMDRDTTQNVGAVEKILTSFRNREYNILLGTQMVAKGHDFPGVKLVGVVGADSGLGIPDFRSSEKLYQLLSQTAGRAGRAGGGGRVFIQTLNPTEPVMQFAIRHDFDGFANLESSNRQIAFYPPFCKLVEISCGSRDENLLRDTVNRLESILRKESALMVLGPVDAFVPKVQNVFWVKLYVKTQNLAVVRKLLSPILNAPKAWVPGVEIKVELE